One Cohnella candidum genomic region harbors:
- a CDS encoding ABC transporter ATP-binding protein: protein MANKVEVSGVSKLFRRNGKEIVAMQETNLFIEEGRFASIIGPSGCGKSTLFNIIAGLMSPSTGRVMADGKNIVEKAGYVGYMLQKDMLLPWRTILDNIILGMEVRGVPKKEAVERALPLMEKYGLKGFDNHYPKELSGGMRQRAALLRTLLYDRDIILLDEPFGALDAQTRLQMQNWLLQIWEDFRKTVLFVTHDIDEAIYLSDDIYVFTARPGRIKAKITVPMERPRKQQDMTTPAFTELKHHLLDLLSEEVRIAGGQERIS, encoded by the coding sequence ATGGCTAACAAGGTTGAGGTGTCGGGAGTCTCCAAGTTGTTCCGCCGCAACGGTAAAGAAATTGTAGCCATGCAAGAAACCAACCTGTTCATTGAAGAAGGAAGGTTCGCCAGCATTATCGGACCCAGCGGATGCGGGAAATCGACTTTGTTCAATATCATTGCGGGCCTGATGTCCCCTTCGACTGGCAGGGTCATGGCGGACGGAAAGAATATCGTCGAGAAGGCCGGTTATGTGGGGTACATGCTGCAAAAGGACATGCTGCTTCCTTGGCGCACGATACTCGATAATATCATCCTGGGCATGGAGGTGCGGGGCGTTCCGAAGAAAGAGGCCGTGGAAAGGGCGCTTCCGCTGATGGAGAAATACGGGCTCAAGGGATTCGACAATCACTACCCCAAAGAGCTTTCCGGAGGCATGAGACAGCGGGCCGCGCTGCTCCGCACGCTTTTGTACGATCGGGATATCATCCTGCTCGACGAACCGTTCGGTGCGCTGGATGCGCAGACCCGGCTTCAAATGCAAAACTGGCTGCTGCAAATCTGGGAGGATTTCCGGAAAACCGTCCTGTTCGTGACCCATGACATCGACGAGGCGATTTATCTTTCCGATGATATTTACGTTTTTACCGCAAGGCCGGGACGCATCAAGGCTAAGATCACGGTGCCGATGGAGAGGCCGCGCAAGCAGCAGGACATGACGACGCCGGCTTTTACCGAACTGAAGCATCACCTTTTGGACTTGCTCTCCGAGGAAGTGCGGATTGCAGGCGGCCAGGAGAGAATCTCATAA
- a CDS encoding ABC transporter permease produces MDSVRSEAYVVQPSVIQELEPVREAAREKPVVQDVEELEKRHRRVVLLGRIAVGILILVCWEVFTRIGLMDPYFWSSPSVILKTGWVAATEGSLIGDVLYTSGSTVIGFVLGTLAGSLIGLSYWWSRKYAEISEPFLVLLNAMPKLALAPVLVILFGIGFYSKVALAIAMTLIVAALSAYSGVKSVDPDMEKLMYSLGAKKRQVFTKVVIPWSMPWIINSLRINIALALAGAIVGEFISSREGVGRMILYAGTLLDIDLVWVGVVVLSILSMVMYGGVVLLEKQLSKKFPK; encoded by the coding sequence ATGGATTCTGTAAGAAGTGAAGCCTATGTCGTCCAACCGTCCGTCATACAAGAACTTGAACCGGTTAGAGAAGCAGCTCGCGAGAAGCCGGTCGTGCAGGATGTGGAGGAACTCGAGAAGAGGCACCGCCGGGTCGTGCTGTTGGGACGGATCGCGGTCGGCATTCTCATCTTGGTCTGTTGGGAAGTTTTCACCCGCATTGGCCTCATGGACCCCTACTTCTGGAGTTCGCCAAGCGTGATTCTGAAGACCGGATGGGTCGCGGCGACAGAAGGGAGTCTGATCGGAGACGTGCTTTATACGTCCGGTTCGACGGTGATCGGCTTCGTATTGGGCACGCTGGCGGGTTCCTTGATCGGCCTAAGCTACTGGTGGTCACGCAAATACGCGGAAATCAGCGAACCGTTCCTGGTGCTCCTTAATGCGATGCCCAAACTCGCGCTCGCGCCGGTGCTCGTCATCCTTTTCGGTATCGGATTCTACTCGAAGGTGGCCCTTGCCATCGCCATGACCCTCATCGTGGCGGCATTATCGGCATACAGCGGGGTGAAGAGCGTTGATCCGGACATGGAGAAGCTGATGTACTCGCTCGGAGCGAAGAAAAGACAGGTCTTCACGAAGGTCGTCATCCCGTGGTCGATGCCCTGGATTATCAACAGCCTTCGAATCAATATCGCGCTTGCTTTGGCCGGCGCCATCGTCGGAGAGTTCATCTCTTCCCGCGAAGGCGTGGGACGCATGATTCTTTATGCGGGAACGCTGCTTGACATCGATCTGGTCTGGGTTGGCGTCGTCGTTCTGTCCATCTTGTCGATGGTCATGTACGGCGGGGTTGTCCTGCTCGAGAAACAGCTGTCCAAGAAGTTTCCGAAGTAA
- a CDS encoding ABC transporter substrate-binding protein, whose protein sequence is MTILKKTNLGFLVLLLMLTMALAACGKKGETAGAATPSSPASASQSSGTSGELKKLVIAEPIHSVGYLPLYVAQKEGYFEKRGLQVEVITATGGAHVTSVVSGDAWGVIGGPESNAMANRKNKDPIVSVVNVVNRANVYLMAKKGLAPKSNSKEDLKEFLKGKKISASRHGGTPNLLTRYLLIELGLDPEKDVTLEEPADGSTVVSMVQKGIVDLANGAEPQITDGISKGVWDEPFYKFPDMGDYSYSVLSVRKSSIDEDPATVQAFVDAIIEGLNKVNGDKEYAKSAVKAEFPTLSDESVQASLDRAYEDNLWSKDGLISESALKLDMDVMLKTGIFTDPYKYDELVDMQFVKNSK, encoded by the coding sequence ATGACTATTTTGAAAAAGACGAACCTTGGATTTCTCGTGCTGCTCTTGATGCTGACCATGGCGCTCGCCGCATGCGGCAAGAAGGGGGAAACCGCCGGTGCGGCGACCCCTTCGTCCCCGGCGTCCGCTTCCCAATCGTCGGGTACTTCCGGGGAGTTGAAGAAACTCGTCATCGCGGAGCCGATCCACAGCGTGGGCTATTTGCCTCTGTATGTGGCGCAGAAGGAAGGGTATTTCGAGAAACGCGGGTTACAGGTGGAGGTGATCACGGCAACGGGCGGCGCACACGTGACCTCGGTGGTGAGCGGCGATGCTTGGGGCGTTATCGGCGGACCGGAATCCAACGCAATGGCCAACCGCAAGAATAAGGATCCGATTGTCTCCGTCGTGAACGTCGTCAACCGCGCCAACGTATATTTGATGGCCAAAAAAGGACTGGCGCCGAAGAGTAATTCCAAAGAAGACCTGAAGGAGTTTCTCAAAGGCAAGAAAATCTCGGCCAGCCGGCATGGAGGGACGCCGAATCTGCTTACCCGGTATTTACTCATCGAGCTTGGCCTGGACCCCGAGAAGGATGTGACGCTTGAGGAGCCGGCTGACGGTTCGACGGTCGTGTCCATGGTGCAGAAAGGCATCGTCGATCTGGCCAACGGGGCGGAGCCGCAAATCACGGACGGCATTTCCAAAGGCGTGTGGGACGAGCCTTTCTACAAATTTCCGGACATGGGCGACTACTCTTATTCCGTGCTGAGTGTCCGCAAATCCTCGATAGACGAAGATCCGGCGACCGTACAGGCGTTTGTCGACGCCATTATTGAAGGCTTGAACAAGGTGAACGGTGACAAGGAATACGCGAAAAGCGCCGTGAAAGCCGAGTTCCCGACCTTATCAGACGAGAGCGTGCAAGCTTCGCTTGACCGCGCGTACGAGGACAATCTGTGGAGCAAGGACGGGCTTATTTCGGAATCCGCCCTCAAGCTCGACATGGACGTCATGTTG